In Mailhella massiliensis, a genomic segment contains:
- a CDS encoding tyrosine-type recombinase/integrase: MPLSDAEIRAGARKGTKGRKSDGGGLYIQDWRYWRMAYTFDGKQKTLAFGVYPDVSLQMARERRAEAKKLLALGVDPGEEKKRRKEEARQEAAGARTFESVAREWLEQSNRTGEVKAITEKRKRYILEHYLIPALGSLAFSSLNRSMLRTLPILKEHEKAGHLETVKRMVRMIQAVCRFAVQNEIRDDDPSAFLGGCFMRPKVTHRAAILEEGRYQELIKALYRYTTESASLYYALQLMPMLFTRNSELCHAEWAEIDLGAGVWTIPASRAKMNRPFVIPLPVQARQIFRELYAVGRKRRYVFESSRSKTGHIRIESLSLALRTLGFPGDEMTVHGFRSSAVSFLISKFHYPKDVTEAALSHVPGVPLGDTYIRTDYREERKEMLQKWADYLDTLRGRPVL, translated from the coding sequence ATGCCGCTGAGCGACGCCGAAATCCGGGCAGGTGCCCGGAAAGGTACCAAGGGCCGCAAGTCTGACGGCGGGGGCCTTTATATTCAGGACTGGCGATATTGGCGCATGGCGTACACGTTCGACGGAAAGCAGAAGACGCTTGCCTTCGGCGTGTACCCAGATGTTTCCTTGCAGATGGCGAGGGAGCGGCGGGCGGAGGCAAAGAAACTTCTTGCTCTCGGTGTTGACCCCGGAGAGGAGAAAAAGCGCCGCAAGGAAGAGGCAAGGCAGGAAGCCGCCGGAGCAAGAACCTTTGAAAGCGTGGCGCGGGAATGGCTGGAACAGAGTAACCGGACGGGGGAAGTAAAGGCCATCACGGAAAAGCGCAAGCGGTATATCCTTGAGCATTACCTTATTCCGGCGCTTGGTTCCCTTGCTTTTTCCTCTTTGAATCGTTCCATGCTGAGGACGTTGCCCATACTCAAAGAGCACGAAAAGGCGGGGCACTTGGAGACGGTGAAACGCATGGTGCGGATGATTCAGGCGGTGTGTCGGTTCGCCGTTCAGAACGAAATCCGGGATGATGACCCGTCCGCTTTCCTCGGCGGCTGCTTTATGAGGCCGAAAGTTACCCACAGGGCGGCAATCTTGGAAGAAGGCCGATATCAGGAGCTGATAAAGGCCCTGTACCGATACACGACGGAAAGCGCCTCTCTGTACTATGCCTTGCAGCTTATGCCCATGCTGTTTACGCGAAACTCGGAACTGTGCCATGCGGAATGGGCGGAAATCGACCTCGGCGCGGGCGTGTGGACGATTCCGGCAAGTCGGGCAAAGATGAATCGGCCCTTTGTCATTCCTCTGCCGGTGCAGGCGCGGCAAATCTTCCGGGAGCTTTACGCTGTGGGCCGGAAGCGCCGGTATGTGTTTGAAAGTTCCCGGTCGAAAACAGGGCATATCCGCATAGAATCGCTTTCCCTCGCCCTGCGCACGCTCGGCTTTCCCGGCGATGAAATGACGGTGCACGGCTTCCGGTCGAGTGCCGTTTCCTTTCTGATTTCCAAGTTCCATTATCCCAAAGACGTGACGGAGGCCGCGCTTTCTCATGTGCCGGGCGTGCCTCTCGGTGATACCTATATCCGCACGGATTACCGGGAAGAGCGCAAGGAAATGTTGCAGAAGTGGGCGGACTACCTCGACACGCTCCGGGGGCGGCCCGTGCTGTAG
- a CDS encoding helix-turn-helix transcriptional regulator translates to MTKESRVSEMPFPHVLRAKQAAAYLGIHEKTVWQWAREGRLPQPIRQGRRCSVWKVEDLDAYLARCANGGEA, encoded by the coding sequence ATGACGAAGGAAAGCAGAGTTTCGGAAATGCCTTTTCCCCATGTTCTGAGAGCCAAGCAGGCGGCGGCCTATCTTGGAATCCATGAAAAAACCGTGTGGCAATGGGCGAGGGAAGGGCGGCTGCCTCAGCCTATCCGGCAGGGAAGGCGCTGCTCCGTATGGAAGGTGGAAGACTTGGACGCCTATCTTGCCCGCTGTGCCAACGGCGGCGAGGCGTAG
- a CDS encoding DUF927 domain-containing protein, translating to MKGRQFSPADIKERARAILERAGLVVDDIDLSGRTVPCGTTKKPNGTDGRYKVHADFPPTVGFANYHNGGAWQNVPLWQKSELAAMTRAEKDALRERIQKERKEAKARKENAQKSAAAYASRTFAGLPPAGAGNAYLKRKGVPPLGEARQTPDGRLALPVKSADGRLVSLQFIGADGNKRFLKGGEKKGCFFSIPAKGGDDSGPLLIAEGYATAASVRLATGYAALVAFDSGNLLPVAKAARGLFPRREIILCADNDVDGKGPDGSPWNPGREKAEEAARAVGGKVALCPAINGRAADFNDLFTNTEDGPERVRVILEKARKAGEGCPVPVGFKLIPEGPRAGLYSLDEKKDGDIQETWLGPPLRVLGFTRDEDGQDWGIFMEFTDPDRKTHTHALPRSALSLEGWDWHADLASKGWLGDPAHKRKLAAFFSRLRPVSFFRCVPRVGWHGNAFVLPDMTIGDTGAEKVILQAGRPSLGYRCAGTLDAWRNMAALCVGNSRLVLSLCTAFAGPLLNMAGLESGGFNLVGGSSTGKSTAQKLAASVWDGPEFVRSWRTSDNGLEGLAAMHNDTALIMDEMGQAAPKNIAEAAYMLGNGQGKARADRNGHARKVQRWRLVVLSSGEVGLAEKLAEIGIRPRPGQEVRLVDIQADAGAGMGVVENLHGFSDSGALVRHLQDEARTNYGHAGRKFLEYVTEHASELEKDAPEAVRLFVSQVCPEDANGQVRRVALRFGLCAFAGIVAVKSGVLPWEESAAVEGVKACFRQWLKDRGTAGASEDAAILQAVRLFIEKNGSSRFQDMEAGDRAQCINRVGFRRTLEGKTEYIVLPGSLQEVAGGASARRAAVVLKAAGWLETEAGRSATKRDLPGFGRARCYVVRLPADEEPEEAGVSQ from the coding sequence ATGAAGGGCAGGCAGTTTTCCCCCGCCGACATAAAGGAGCGGGCGCGGGCGATTCTCGAAAGAGCCGGGCTTGTGGTGGATGATATCGACCTTTCCGGCAGAACGGTTCCCTGCGGCACCACAAAAAAGCCGAACGGCACCGACGGCCGGTACAAGGTGCACGCGGACTTTCCGCCGACGGTCGGCTTTGCGAACTATCACAACGGCGGCGCGTGGCAGAACGTGCCCCTTTGGCAGAAGAGCGAACTTGCCGCCATGACTCGGGCCGAAAAGGACGCCCTGCGGGAGCGTATCCAGAAAGAGCGGAAGGAGGCGAAGGCCCGGAAGGAGAACGCCCAAAAAAGTGCCGCCGCGTATGCGTCCCGCACCTTTGCGGGCCTGCCGCCTGCCGGTGCCGGTAACGCCTATCTGAAAAGAAAGGGCGTGCCGCCGCTGGGCGAGGCGAGGCAGACCCCGGACGGGCGGCTTGCCCTTCCGGTGAAGAGTGCCGACGGTCGGCTTGTTTCCCTGCAATTCATCGGGGCGGACGGCAACAAGCGCTTCCTGAAAGGCGGGGAAAAGAAGGGCTGTTTCTTCTCCATTCCCGCCAAGGGCGGCGACGATTCCGGCCCGCTGCTCATTGCGGAAGGGTACGCCACGGCGGCAAGCGTGCGCCTCGCCACAGGGTACGCCGCGCTTGTGGCCTTTGATTCCGGGAATCTTCTGCCCGTTGCCAAGGCGGCGAGAGGGCTTTTTCCTCGCCGTGAAATCATCCTCTGCGCGGATAACGATGTTGACGGAAAAGGGCCGGACGGTTCCCCGTGGAATCCGGGCCGGGAAAAGGCGGAAGAGGCCGCGCGGGCCGTGGGCGGCAAGGTGGCCCTGTGCCCGGCCATAAACGGCCGTGCCGCCGACTTCAACGACCTGTTCACCAACACGGAAGACGGGCCGGAGCGGGTGCGCGTTATCCTAGAAAAGGCCCGGAAGGCGGGCGAGGGGTGCCCGGTTCCTGTCGGCTTCAAGCTGATACCGGAAGGCCCGCGCGCCGGGCTGTACAGTCTGGACGAAAAGAAGGACGGCGACATTCAGGAAACATGGCTGGGGCCGCCGTTGCGGGTGCTCGGATTCACGCGCGACGAAGACGGGCAGGACTGGGGAATATTCATGGAGTTCACCGACCCGGACAGAAAGACGCATACGCACGCCCTGCCGCGTTCCGCCCTGTCTCTTGAGGGCTGGGACTGGCACGCCGACCTTGCCTCCAAGGGATGGCTCGGCGACCCGGCCCACAAGCGGAAACTGGCGGCTTTCTTTTCGCGGTTGCGGCCGGTGTCGTTTTTTCGCTGTGTTCCGCGCGTGGGCTGGCACGGTAATGCCTTTGTCCTGCCGGACATGACCATAGGCGACACGGGCGCGGAAAAGGTGATTCTTCAGGCGGGCAGGCCGTCCCTCGGCTACCGGTGCGCCGGAACTCTGGACGCATGGCGGAACATGGCCGCCCTGTGCGTGGGAAATTCCCGGCTGGTGCTTTCCCTGTGCACGGCGTTTGCCGGGCCGCTCCTGAACATGGCCGGGCTTGAATCGGGCGGCTTCAACCTTGTCGGCGGTTCCAGCACGGGCAAGAGCACGGCGCAAAAGCTGGCCGCCTCCGTATGGGACGGGCCGGAGTTTGTGCGCTCATGGCGTACCAGCGACAACGGCCTTGAAGGGCTTGCCGCCATGCACAACGACACGGCCCTTATCATGGACGAAATGGGGCAGGCCGCGCCGAAAAACATTGCAGAGGCTGCCTATATGCTGGGCAACGGGCAGGGCAAGGCAAGAGCGGACAGGAACGGACACGCCCGCAAGGTGCAACGATGGCGGCTTGTGGTACTGAGTTCCGGGGAGGTGGGGCTTGCGGAAAAGCTGGCGGAAATCGGGATTCGCCCGCGTCCGGGGCAGGAGGTGCGGCTTGTGGACATTCAGGCGGACGCGGGGGCAGGCATGGGCGTAGTTGAGAATCTGCACGGCTTTTCTGATTCCGGGGCGCTGGTGCGGCATCTTCAGGATGAAGCGCGGACAAACTACGGCCATGCGGGGCGAAAGTTCCTTGAATATGTGACCGAACACGCCTCGGAGCTGGAAAAGGACGCACCGGAGGCCGTGCGCCTGTTCGTTTCTCAGGTATGCCCGGAGGACGCAAACGGACAGGTGAGGCGCGTTGCCCTGCGTTTCGGCCTGTGCGCCTTTGCCGGTATCGTTGCCGTAAAAAGCGGCGTTCTCCCGTGGGAGGAATCCGCCGCCGTGGAAGGCGTGAAGGCGTGCTTCCGCCAATGGTTGAAGGACAGGGGCACGGCGGGAGCCTCGGAAGACGCGGCCATTCTTCAGGCCGTGCGCCTGTTCATCGAAAAGAACGGCTCTTCCCGCTTTCAGGACATGGAGGCGGGAGACAGGGCGCAATGCATCAATCGTGTGGGGTTCCGCCGCACGCTGGAAGGGAAGACGGAATACATCGTTCTTCCCGGAAGTCTTCAGGAGGTGGCGGGCGGAGCATCGGCACGCCGGGCCGCCGTGGTGTTGAAGGCGGCGGGATGGCTGGAAACGGAGGCGGGAAGAAGCGCGACAAAGCGCGATTTGCCCGGCTTCGGCCGCGCCCGCTGCTATGTCGTGCGCCTGCCTGCCGATGAGGAACCGGAAGAGGCGGGCGTTTCGCAATGA